One region of Mucilaginibacter sp. 14171R-50 genomic DNA includes:
- a CDS encoding MoxR family ATPase has protein sequence MQYRSDVEAADALQNAYGQIRAEISKVIVGQDEVIKFVLISIFSNGHCLLVGVPGLAKTLLVQTVAQVLDLDFKRIQFTPDLMPSDIIGSEILGEDRNFKFIRGPVFSNIILADEINRTPPKTQAALLEAMQEKCVTAAGVTHKLAKPFFVLATQNPIEQEGTYPLPEAQLDRFMFNVALNYPSFAEELQVVKNTTSTSQVSVNKQLNAEQIIYFQQLVRNIPVSDNVLEYAVKLVSKTRPNSEFASPQIKRLLNWGAGPRASQFLILGAKCHAVLNGKYSPDIEDVQAVAKPILSHRIVRSYHAEAEGLSANDIIEQLF, from the coding sequence ATGCAATACCGCTCGGATGTTGAGGCTGCTGATGCACTGCAGAACGCTTATGGGCAAATCCGTGCCGAAATAAGTAAAGTTATTGTGGGCCAGGACGAAGTAATTAAGTTTGTACTGATATCTATATTCAGCAACGGGCATTGCCTGCTTGTTGGCGTACCCGGCCTGGCAAAAACCCTACTGGTGCAAACTGTTGCACAAGTTTTAGACCTCGACTTTAAGCGGATACAATTCACCCCCGATCTGATGCCATCTGACATTATCGGCTCGGAGATATTGGGCGAAGACCGTAACTTTAAATTTATACGCGGGCCGGTGTTCTCGAACATTATACTTGCCGATGAAATAAACCGCACGCCGCCAAAAACGCAGGCAGCTTTATTAGAAGCCATGCAGGAAAAATGCGTTACAGCCGCCGGCGTTACCCACAAGCTTGCCAAACCTTTTTTTGTACTGGCTACGCAAAACCCGATTGAGCAGGAGGGCACTTACCCGCTTCCCGAAGCGCAATTAGACCGCTTTATGTTTAATGTGGCGTTAAATTACCCCTCGTTTGCAGAAGAATTGCAGGTAGTAAAAAACACCACCAGCACATCGCAGGTTAGCGTTAACAAGCAATTAAACGCCGAACAGATCATTTATTTTCAGCAACTGGTACGCAATATACCGGTTAGCGATAATGTTTTGGAATATGCGGTTAAGCTGGTTTCAAAAACACGCCCCAACAGCGAGTTTGCAAGCCCGCAGATAAAGCGTTTGTTAAACTGGGGTGCAGGCCCGCGCGCATCGCAATTTTTAATACTGGGGGCCAAATGCCACGCAGTGCTTAACGGTAAATATTCGCCGGATATTGAGGATGTACAAGCTGTGGCAAAACCTATATTAAGCCACCGTATAGTACGTAGCTATCACGCCGAAGCCGAAGGGCTATCTGCAAATGATATTATAGAGCAGCTGTTTTAA